In Molothrus ater isolate BHLD 08-10-18 breed brown headed cowbird chromosome 23, BPBGC_Mater_1.1, whole genome shotgun sequence, a single genomic region encodes these proteins:
- the UBE4B gene encoding ubiquitin conjugation factor E4 B isoform X1 — protein MEELSADEIRRRRLARLAGGSSSQPTTPLTSPQRETPPGPPGAAPAPGPSHSLGLNVHSMTPATSPIGASGVAHRSQSSEGVSSLSSSPSNSLETQSQSLSRSQSMDIDSVSCEKSMSQVDVDSGIENMEVDENDRREKRSLTDKEPLSGSEVSEEQALQLVCKIFRVSWKDRDRDVIFLNSLSAQFKQNPKEVFSDFKDLIGQILMEVLMMSTQARDENPFASLTATSQPIAAAARSPDRSLMLNMGSNPGSSPMFCNVGSFGSSSLSSVGGSGSSSVSDSCSDHFTIENCKETEMLNYLIECFDRVGIEERKAPKMCSQPTVSQLLSNIRSQCISHAALVLQGSLTQPRSLQQQSLLVPYMLCRNLPFGFIQELVRTTYQDEEVFKQIFIPILQGLAVASKECSLDSDNFKYPLMALCELCEIKFGKTHPMCSLVVSLPLWLPKSLSPGAGRELQRLSYLGAFFSLSVFAEDDNKVVEKYFSGPAITLENTRVVSQSLQHYLELARQELFKILHSVLLNGDTREAALSYMAAVVNANMKKAQMQTDDRLVSTDGFMLNFLWVLQQLSTKIKLETVDPMYIFHPRCRIELPTDETRVKATMEEVAAWIAELYRDPSLFSEPKFPTECFFLTLHAHHLSILPSCRRYIRRLRAIRELNRTVEDLKNNESQWKDSPLATRHREMLKRCKTQLKKLVRCKACADAGLLDENFLRRCLNFYGMVIQLMLRILDPAYPNIKLPLTPEVPKVFASLPEFYVEDVAEFLFFIVQYAPQVLYEPCTQDIVMFLVVMLCNQNYIRNPYLVAKLVEVMFMTNPAVQPRTQKFFEMIENHPLSTKLLVPSLMKFYTDVEHTGATSEFYDKFTIRYHISTIFKSLWQNIAHHGTFMEEFNSGKQFVRYINMLINDTTFLLDESLESLKRIHEVQEEMKNKEQWDLLPRDQQQARQSQLAQDERVSRSYLALATETVDMFHILTKQVQKPFLRPELGPRLAAMLNFNLQQLCGPKCRDLKVENPEKYGFEPKKLLDQLTDIYLQLDCARFAKAIADDQRSYSKELFEEVISKMRKAGIKSTIAIEKFKLLAEKVEEIVAKNARAEIDYSDAPDEFRDPLMDTLMTDPVRLPSGTIMDRSIILRHLLNSSTDPFNRQTLTENMLEPVPELKEQIQAWMRDKQNDH, from the exons GAGTAGCCCACCGAAGCCAGAGCAGCGAAGGAGTGAGTTCCCTCAGCAGTTCTCCATCAAACAGCCTTGAAACCCAATCTCAGTCCCTCTCTCGGTCTCAGAGCATGGACATTGATAGTGTCTCCTGtgagaaaag TATGTCCCAGGTAGATGTGGATTCAGGAATTGAGAACATGGAGGTGGATGAGAACGATCGCAGAGAGAAGCGGAGTCTGACGGACAAG GAACCTCTGTCAGGGTCAGAAGTGTCAGAGGAACAAGCTCTACAGCTGGTCTGTAAGATCTTCAGAGTCTCTTGGAaggacagagacagagatgTTATTTTCCTGAATTCACTCTCTGCCCAGTTCAAGCAGAACCCAAAGGAAG tgttttcagattttaaggACTTGATCGGGCAAATTTTGATGGAAGTGCTGATGATGTCCACCCAGGCAAGGGATGAGAACCCCTTTGCCAGCCTGAcagccacctcccagcccaTTGCTGCAGCCGCCCGCTCTCCTGACAGAAGCCTGATGTTAAATATGGGCTCCAACCCTGGAAGCAGCCCCATGTTCTGTAATGTGGGCTCCTTTGGTTCCAGCTCGTTGTCCAG tGTGGGAGGCTCTGGCAGCTCGAGTGTTTCCGATTCCTGCAGCGACCACTTCACCATTGAAAATTGTAAGGAGACAGAGATGCTGAACTACCTCATTGAGTGTTTTGACAGGGTTGGAATAGAGGAGAGAAAAGCACCAAAG ATGTGTAGCCAGCCAACAGTTAGCCAGTTACTGAGCAACATCAGATCCCAATGCATTTCACACGCTGCTTTGGTGCTACAGGGATCCTTAACTCAACCAAG GTCATTGCAGCAGCAGTCTCTGCTGGTACCATATATGCTGTGTAGGAATCTCCCATTTGGCTTCATTCAAGAATTGGTGAGAACAACTTACCAGGATGAAGAGGTGTTCAAACAG ATCTTTATTCCCATCTTACAAGGCCTGGCTGTGGCTTCCAAAGAGTGCTCCCTCGATAGTGACAATTTCAAATATCCCCTTATG GCACTATGTGAACTCTGTGAAATCAAGTTTGGGAAAACGCACCCCATGTGCAGTTTG GTTGTCTCTTTGCCCTTGTGGTTGCCTAAATCTTTAAGCCCAGGTGCAGGAAGAGAACTGCAAAGACTTTCCTACCTTGGAGCCTTCttcagtctgtctgtctttgCTGAGGATGAT AACAAAGTAGTTGAAAAGTACTTCTCAGGGCCTGCCATTACTCTTGAGAACACCCGTGTTGTTAGCCAGTCCTTGCAACATTACCTGGAATTAGCAAGG CAAGAGCTGTTCAAGATCCTGCACAGTGTCCTGCTCAACGGGGACACCCGGGAGGCAGCTCTCAGCTACATGGCAGCTGTGGTCAATGCCAACATGAAAAAGGCCCAAATGCAG ACCGACGATCGTTTGGTGTCCACAGACGGCTTCATGCTCAACTTCCTCTGGGTACTGCAGCAGCTGAGTACGAAGATAAAGCTGGAAACGGTTGATCCCATGTACATATTCCATCCCAGGTGTCGAATCGAGCTTCCCACAGATGAGACAAGAGTGAAAGCAACAATGGAGGAGGttgcagcctggattgctgaaCTTT acagGGACCCGTCTCTGTTTTCTGAGCCCAAATTCCCAACGGAATGTTTCTTCCTCACCCTGCACGCGCACCACCTGTccatcctgcccagctgccGCCGGTACATCCGCAGGCTGCGGGCCATCAGGGAGCTCAAcag GACTGTTGAAGATTTGAAAAACAATGAAAGTCAGTGGAAGGATTCTCCTCTGGCCACCAGGCATCGAGAGATGCTGAAACGGTGCAAGACACAGCTCAAG AAACTGGTGAGGTGTAAGGCTTGTGCAGATGCTGGTTTGCTGGATGAAAACTTCCTCAGGAGGTGCCTGAATTTCTATGGCATGGTGATTCAGCTGATGCTTCGCATTCTTGACCCTGCCTATCCCAA CATAAAATTGCCTTTAACTCCTGAGGTTCCGAAAGTATTTGCATCATTGCCAGAGTTTTACGTGGAAGATGttgctgaatttttattttttattgtacA ATATGCTCCTCAGGTGCTGTATGAGCCCTGTACTCAGGACATAGTGATGTTCCTCGTTGTGATGCTGTGCAACCAGAACTACATCCGAAATCCTTATTTAGTAGCCAAGCTGGTGGAAGTGATGTTCATGACAAATCCAGCTGTTCAGCCCCGCACACAGAAGTTCTTTGAAATGATTGAGAATCACCCTCTCTCCACTAAATTGTTAGTCCCCTCCTTGATGAAGTTTTACACAG ATGTGGAACATACCGGAGCCACTAGCGAGTTCTATGACAAGTTTACAATCCGCTACCACATCAGCACCATTTTCAAAAGCCTCTGGCAGAATATAGCTCACCATGGTACATTTATGGAAGAGTTCAA CTCTGGGAAGCAGTTTGTTCGCTACATCAACATGCTGATAAATGACACAACTTTCTTGCTGGATGAGAGTCTGGAGTCTCTAAAACGTATCCATGAAGTGCAAGAGGAGATGAAGAATAAAGAGCAATGGgacctgctgcccagg GATCAGCAGCAGGCCCGGCAGTCGCAGCTGGCTCAGGATGAGCGCGTGTCCCGTTCATATCTTGCCCTGGCAACAGAAACTGTTGATATGTTCCATATCCTTACCAAGCAGGTCCAAAAGCCTTTTCTCAGACCT GAACTTGGACCACGACTGGCTGCTATGTTGAACTTTAACTTACAGCAACTGTGTGGCCCCAAGTGCCGTGACCTGAAAGTTGAAAACCCAGAGAAATACGGGTTTGAACCAAAGAAGCTGTTGGACCAACTGACTGACATTTATCTGCAGCTGGATTGTGCTCGCTTTGCTAAGGCAATTGCTGATGATCAG AGGTCCTACAGTAAAGAGCTCTTTGAGGAGGTTATCTCCAAGATGAGGAAGGCTGGCATCAAGTCTACCATAGCAATAGAGAAATTCAAACTGCTGGCAGAGAAAGTGGAGGAAATTGTTGCCAAGAATGCCCGTGCAGAGATTGATTACAGCGATGCTCCGGATGAATTCAGAG ATCCCCTGATGGACACTCTGATGACCGACCCCGTGAGGCTGCCCTCAGGAACCATCATGGACAGGTCAATCATCCTGAGGCACCTGCTCAACTCCTCCACTGACCCCTTCAACCGTCAGACGCTGACGGAGAACATGCTGGAACCAG TGCCAGAACTTAAAGAGCAAATCCAAGCCTGGATGAGAGACAAGCAGAATGACCATTGA
- the UBE4B gene encoding ubiquitin conjugation factor E4 B isoform X2: MEELSADEIRRRRLARLAGGSSSQPTTPLTSPQRETPPGPPGAAPAPGPSHSLGLNVHSMTPATSPIGASGVAHRSQSSEGVSSLSSSPSNSLETQSQSLSRSQSMDIDSVSCEKSMSQVDVDSGIENMEVDENDRREKRSLTDKEPLSGSEVSEEQALQLVCKIFRVSWKDRDRDVIFLNSLSAQFKQNPKEVFSDFKDLIGQILMEVLMMSTQARDENPFASLTATSQPIAAAARSPDRSLMLNMGSNPGSSPMFCNVGSFGSSSLSSLYGTSPAPPTNFTSYVPMTGSSLTPPASSVATPAVAPISVSSQLAAASPSWTQPCSPRYHPYTVAHSGGSAAAPRSLSVSIPSSSPSPPAVAAGPPAMPVITSRHRPTAMGPPLFTASPGALRRRPSLQSRIPPSLHDNPFSLLLLAVSDVSEDSSDEENEDDDFSCVQFGSSVGGSGSSSVSDSCSDHFTIENCKETEMLNYLIECFDRVGIEERKAPKMCSQPTVSQLLSNIRSQCISHAALVLQGSLTQPRSLQQQSLLVPYMLCRNLPFGFIQELVRTTYQDEEVFKQIFIPILQGLAVASKECSLDSDNFKYPLMALCELCEIKFGKTHPMCSLVVSLPLWLPKSLSPGAGRELQRLSYLGAFFSLSVFAEDDNKVVEKYFSGPAITLENTRVVSQSLQHYLELARQELFKILHSVLLNGDTREAALSYMAAVVNANMKKAQMQTDDRLVSTDGFMLNFLWVLQQLSTKIKLETVDPMYIFHPRCRIELPTDETRVKATMEEVAAWIAELYRDPSLFSEPKFPTECFFLTLHAHHLSILPSCRRYIRRLRAIRELNRTVEDLKNNESQWKDSPLATRHREMLKRCKTQLKKLVRCKACADAGLLDENFLRRCLNFYGMVIQLMLRILDPAYPNIKLPLTPEVPKVFASLPEFYVEDVAEFLFFIVQYAPQVLYEPCTQDIVMFLVVMLCNQNYIRNPYLVAKLVEVMFMTNPAVQPRTQKFFEMIENHPLSTKLLVPSLMKFYTDVEHTGATSEFYDKFTIRYHISTIFKSLWQNIAHHGTFMEEFNSGKQFVRYINMLINDTTFLLDESLESLKRIHEVQEEMKNKEQWDLLPRDQQQARQSQLAQDERVSRSYLALATETVDMFHILTKQVQKPFLRPELGPRLAAMLNFNLQQLCGPKCRDLKVENPEKYGFEPKKLLDQLTDIYLQLDCARFAKAIADDQRSYSKELFEEVISKMRKAGIKSTIAIEKFKLLAEKVEEIVAKNARAEIDYSDAPDEFRDPLMDTLMTDPVRLPSGTIMDRSIILRHLLNSSTDPFNRQTLTENMLEPVPELKEQIQAWMRDKQNDH, encoded by the exons GAGTAGCCCACCGAAGCCAGAGCAGCGAAGGAGTGAGTTCCCTCAGCAGTTCTCCATCAAACAGCCTTGAAACCCAATCTCAGTCCCTCTCTCGGTCTCAGAGCATGGACATTGATAGTGTCTCCTGtgagaaaag TATGTCCCAGGTAGATGTGGATTCAGGAATTGAGAACATGGAGGTGGATGAGAACGATCGCAGAGAGAAGCGGAGTCTGACGGACAAG GAACCTCTGTCAGGGTCAGAAGTGTCAGAGGAACAAGCTCTACAGCTGGTCTGTAAGATCTTCAGAGTCTCTTGGAaggacagagacagagatgTTATTTTCCTGAATTCACTCTCTGCCCAGTTCAAGCAGAACCCAAAGGAAG tgttttcagattttaaggACTTGATCGGGCAAATTTTGATGGAAGTGCTGATGATGTCCACCCAGGCAAGGGATGAGAACCCCTTTGCCAGCCTGAcagccacctcccagcccaTTGCTGCAGCCGCCCGCTCTCCTGACAGAAGCCTGATGTTAAATATGGGCTCCAACCCTGGAAGCAGCCCCATGTTCTGTAATGTGGGCTCCTTTGGTTCCAGCTCGTTGTCCAG TCTCTATGGGACTAGTCCAGCTCCTCCTACCAATTTCACAAGCTATGTACCAATGACTGGTTCATCTCTTACCCCACCAGCCAGTTCAGTTGCCACCCCAGCAGTGGCTCCCATTTCTGTCAGctctcagctggcagcagccagcccctcGTGGACACAGCCTTGCTCCCCGCGCTACCACCCCTACACCGTGGCCCATTCCGGAGGCTCCGCTGCCGCCCCGCGCTCCCTGAGCGTTTCCATCCCATCTAGCTCTCCAAGTCCTCCAGCCGTGGCTGCTGGCCCTCCAGCCATGCCAGTCATCACATCCAGACACAGGCCCACAGCCATGGGCCCACCTTTGTTTACTGCTTCGCCCGGTGCCTTGCGCAGGCGTCCTTCCTTACAGAGCAGGATTCCTCCTAG TTTACACGACAAccctttctccctcctcctccttgctgtTTCTGATGTGTCTGAGGACAGTAGtgatgaagaaaatgaagacgATGATTTTTCTTGTGTCCAGTTTGGGTCCAG tGTGGGAGGCTCTGGCAGCTCGAGTGTTTCCGATTCCTGCAGCGACCACTTCACCATTGAAAATTGTAAGGAGACAGAGATGCTGAACTACCTCATTGAGTGTTTTGACAGGGTTGGAATAGAGGAGAGAAAAGCACCAAAG ATGTGTAGCCAGCCAACAGTTAGCCAGTTACTGAGCAACATCAGATCCCAATGCATTTCACACGCTGCTTTGGTGCTACAGGGATCCTTAACTCAACCAAG GTCATTGCAGCAGCAGTCTCTGCTGGTACCATATATGCTGTGTAGGAATCTCCCATTTGGCTTCATTCAAGAATTGGTGAGAACAACTTACCAGGATGAAGAGGTGTTCAAACAG ATCTTTATTCCCATCTTACAAGGCCTGGCTGTGGCTTCCAAAGAGTGCTCCCTCGATAGTGACAATTTCAAATATCCCCTTATG GCACTATGTGAACTCTGTGAAATCAAGTTTGGGAAAACGCACCCCATGTGCAGTTTG GTTGTCTCTTTGCCCTTGTGGTTGCCTAAATCTTTAAGCCCAGGTGCAGGAAGAGAACTGCAAAGACTTTCCTACCTTGGAGCCTTCttcagtctgtctgtctttgCTGAGGATGAT AACAAAGTAGTTGAAAAGTACTTCTCAGGGCCTGCCATTACTCTTGAGAACACCCGTGTTGTTAGCCAGTCCTTGCAACATTACCTGGAATTAGCAAGG CAAGAGCTGTTCAAGATCCTGCACAGTGTCCTGCTCAACGGGGACACCCGGGAGGCAGCTCTCAGCTACATGGCAGCTGTGGTCAATGCCAACATGAAAAAGGCCCAAATGCAG ACCGACGATCGTTTGGTGTCCACAGACGGCTTCATGCTCAACTTCCTCTGGGTACTGCAGCAGCTGAGTACGAAGATAAAGCTGGAAACGGTTGATCCCATGTACATATTCCATCCCAGGTGTCGAATCGAGCTTCCCACAGATGAGACAAGAGTGAAAGCAACAATGGAGGAGGttgcagcctggattgctgaaCTTT acagGGACCCGTCTCTGTTTTCTGAGCCCAAATTCCCAACGGAATGTTTCTTCCTCACCCTGCACGCGCACCACCTGTccatcctgcccagctgccGCCGGTACATCCGCAGGCTGCGGGCCATCAGGGAGCTCAAcag GACTGTTGAAGATTTGAAAAACAATGAAAGTCAGTGGAAGGATTCTCCTCTGGCCACCAGGCATCGAGAGATGCTGAAACGGTGCAAGACACAGCTCAAG AAACTGGTGAGGTGTAAGGCTTGTGCAGATGCTGGTTTGCTGGATGAAAACTTCCTCAGGAGGTGCCTGAATTTCTATGGCATGGTGATTCAGCTGATGCTTCGCATTCTTGACCCTGCCTATCCCAA CATAAAATTGCCTTTAACTCCTGAGGTTCCGAAAGTATTTGCATCATTGCCAGAGTTTTACGTGGAAGATGttgctgaatttttattttttattgtacA ATATGCTCCTCAGGTGCTGTATGAGCCCTGTACTCAGGACATAGTGATGTTCCTCGTTGTGATGCTGTGCAACCAGAACTACATCCGAAATCCTTATTTAGTAGCCAAGCTGGTGGAAGTGATGTTCATGACAAATCCAGCTGTTCAGCCCCGCACACAGAAGTTCTTTGAAATGATTGAGAATCACCCTCTCTCCACTAAATTGTTAGTCCCCTCCTTGATGAAGTTTTACACAG ATGTGGAACATACCGGAGCCACTAGCGAGTTCTATGACAAGTTTACAATCCGCTACCACATCAGCACCATTTTCAAAAGCCTCTGGCAGAATATAGCTCACCATGGTACATTTATGGAAGAGTTCAA CTCTGGGAAGCAGTTTGTTCGCTACATCAACATGCTGATAAATGACACAACTTTCTTGCTGGATGAGAGTCTGGAGTCTCTAAAACGTATCCATGAAGTGCAAGAGGAGATGAAGAATAAAGAGCAATGGgacctgctgcccagg GATCAGCAGCAGGCCCGGCAGTCGCAGCTGGCTCAGGATGAGCGCGTGTCCCGTTCATATCTTGCCCTGGCAACAGAAACTGTTGATATGTTCCATATCCTTACCAAGCAGGTCCAAAAGCCTTTTCTCAGACCT GAACTTGGACCACGACTGGCTGCTATGTTGAACTTTAACTTACAGCAACTGTGTGGCCCCAAGTGCCGTGACCTGAAAGTTGAAAACCCAGAGAAATACGGGTTTGAACCAAAGAAGCTGTTGGACCAACTGACTGACATTTATCTGCAGCTGGATTGTGCTCGCTTTGCTAAGGCAATTGCTGATGATCAG AGGTCCTACAGTAAAGAGCTCTTTGAGGAGGTTATCTCCAAGATGAGGAAGGCTGGCATCAAGTCTACCATAGCAATAGAGAAATTCAAACTGCTGGCAGAGAAAGTGGAGGAAATTGTTGCCAAGAATGCCCGTGCAGAGATTGATTACAGCGATGCTCCGGATGAATTCAGAG ATCCCCTGATGGACACTCTGATGACCGACCCCGTGAGGCTGCCCTCAGGAACCATCATGGACAGGTCAATCATCCTGAGGCACCTGCTCAACTCCTCCACTGACCCCTTCAACCGTCAGACGCTGACGGAGAACATGCTGGAACCAG TGCCAGAACTTAAAGAGCAAATCCAAGCCTGGATGAGAGACAAGCAGAATGACCATTGA